The proteins below come from a single Torulaspora delbrueckii CBS 1146 chromosome 5, complete genome genomic window:
- the CCT8 gene encoding chaperonin-containing T-complex subunit CCT8 (similar to Saccharomyces cerevisiae CCT8 (YJL008C); ancestral locus Anc_5.246), with translation MSLKLPQNPNSGLFKQGYNSYSNADGQINKSITAIREIHQMCLTSMGPCGRNKVIVNHLGKIIVTNDAATMLRELDIVHPAVKVLVMATEQQKIDMGDNTNFVMILAGELLMVCEKLIALGLSAVEIIQGYNMAKDFTLKELDNLVVGEITKKNDKEELIKVIKPVISSKKFGFEDLLSKLVAEAVSHVLPASESKSPFFNVDSIRVVKIMGGSLFNSTVVKGMVFNREPEGHIKSLAEGVKHKVAVFTCPIDIANTETKGTVLLHNAQEMLDFSKGEEQQIDSMIKEIADMGVSCVIAGAGVGELALHYLNRHKILVLKVPSKFELRRICRVCGATPLPRLGAPTPEEIGIVETVKTMEIGGDRVTVFKQESDEITRTATIVLRGATQNNLDDIERAIDDGVAAIKGLMKPAGGKLLAGAGATEIELVSRITKYGDKTPGLLQLAIKQFAIAFEVVPRTLAETAGLDVNEVLPNLYAAHTVINEEEASSDKDGLFKGIDITNETPEGVKDIREDGIYDMLAAKKFAINVATEAATTVLSTDQIIMAKRAGGPAPPPQGPRPGNWDQDD, from the coding sequence ATGTCGCTGAAATTGCCCCAGAATCCCAACAGCGGATTGTTCAAGCAAGGATATAACAGTTATTCCAATGCCGATGGACAGATCAATAAGTCTATTACTGCGATTCGCGAAATTCACCAGATGTGTCTCACTTCAATGGGTCCCTGTGGTAGAAACAAAGTCATTGTGAACCATTTAGGTAAAATCATTGTCACAAATGATGCTGCCACTATGCTTAGAGAGTTGGACATTGTTCACCCAGCCGTGAAGGTTTTGGTGATGGCTACAGAGCAGCAGAAAATTGATATGGGTGATAACACCAACTTTGTAATGATTCTCGCTGGTGAGCTTTTGATGGTGTGTGAGAAGCTAATCGCATTGGGCTTATCAGCTGTGGAGATTATCCAGGGTTACAATATGGCCAAGGATTTCACTTTAAAAGAACTAGACAATTTGGTCGTAGGTGAAAttaccaagaagaatgataaaGAGGAACTTATCAAAGTGATCAAGCCAGTGATATCTTCTAAGAAGTTTGGCTTCGAAGACTTGTTGAGCAAATTGGTGGCTGAAGCAGTCTCTCATGTTTTGCCTGCATCCGAATCTAAATCTCCATTTTTTAATGTAGACTCCATCAGAGTTGTCAAGATAATGGGTGGCTCTTTATTCAACTCAACCGTTGTTAAAGGTATGGTTTTCAACCGTGAACCCGAGGGTCATATAAAGTCATTGGCAGAAGGCGTCAAGCATAAAGTTGCTGTGTTCACTTGCCCTATCGACATTGCCAATACGGAAACCAAGGGAACGGTGCTCTTGCACAATGCACAAGAAATGCTAGacttttcaaaaggtgaagaacaacaaatCGATAGTATGATCAAGGAGATCGCCGATATGGGGGTTTCGTGTGTCATTGCGGGTGCAGGTGTCGGCGAACTGGCATTGCATTATTTGAACAGACACAAAATTCTTGTGCTAAAGGTTCCAAGTAAGTTCGAATTGAGAAGAATATGCAGAGTTTGTGGTGCTACTCCTTTGCCTCGTCTGGGAGCTCCTACTCCAGAAGAGATCGGTATTGTCGAAACTGTGAAGACCATGGAGATCGGAGGTGATAGAGTTACTGTCTTTAAACAGGAATCGGATGAGATCACAAGAACTGCCACCATTGTATTAAGAGGAGCCACTCAGAATAACTTGGACGACATCGAGAGAGCTATTGACGATGGTGTTGCTGCTATCAAGGGGTTGATGAAACCTGCTGGGGGGAAATTACTAGCTGGTGCTGGTGCCACAGAGATTGAACTTGTTTCCAGAATTACCAAGTATGGTGATAAGACTCCAGGTCTTCTACAACTCGCCATCAAACAATTCGCAATTGCATTCGAAGTGGTCCCACGTACGCTTGCCGAAACAGCGGGTCTCGATGTTAACGAAGTTTTGCCTAACTTGTACGCTGCTCACACTGTCatcaacgaagaagaagcatcTTCCGATAAAGATGGTCTATTCAAGGGTATCGATATTACAAATGAGACCCCAGAGGGTGTCAAGGATATCAGAGAAGATGGTATCTACGATATGCTTgctgccaagaaattcgCCATCAACGTCGCCACTgaagcagcaacaacagtGCTGTCAACAGACCAAATTATTATGGCCAAGAGAGCTGGTGGTCCAGCACCACCCCCACAGGGCCCAAGACCCGGCAATTGGGATCAAGACGATTAG
- the VPS53 gene encoding Vps53p (similar to Saccharomyces cerevisiae VPS53 (YJL029C); ancestral locus Anc_5.245), which produces MISSTLDYNPLEDITTILSAKDSLNDIDNLIKASRNYKLRLESEIQKDRDLEESSQENVEETSFDFNKIFETIGETKSFAFSTQSTISQLTEGISHLDNAKRNLTQCVTLFQNLKIMTDSYVRSKTLLANSSYKEASSSFKIMCSLAESTFKPYKSVDEINKLLTAISRLRMDTFDSIRRSYGKALGGKVPEGDTLEEELRVGASDLLDSDTSGKSQTIDWCINKMLYEIGEIFRVDDEAGSLENLSRRYIFFKKVLNNFNSSFARFFPQEWEMPLRLTSSFYGLTRRDLQMLLKKELQDKNPSIDLFMSALQTTLDFEKYIDIRFSKKLDQTNLSACFEPYLSLWISHQEKMMNEKMLSYMSSSPLDPNGNSLIIQSSADLFRTYRAVLSQTFELIDNKTDEKILLALANFFTKWLTTYSNKVLRPLLLPDNVEIQDKEETIKYTVALINTADYCSTTIDQLEEKMKEFSTETDEISKAFSIVKDTYGELSATGTNLLLKRVLQLDLTFVWKEFYNMDWAHVVVEDYSRYMNTLKNVLCFSPAQSSSSKPALELILTQFNREVYCWNFLDKVIEQITQDFLGHIIRLLQRALPYANLSVPRKFDPKRVISIGEQLLLDLELLKQALHSLPESVSEITNTSQSSAYKRVQKHIDNNSENILEFVKLLVAPLDSADDYFVTYKKLTNNNRNPSVWAFILSMKGVPWDLAIWKQHWNAFDFDSDEQGENDKTRDTFVFKWNFQLLQQFQFNMMRISDAAWARFIRNDLKMSPPSRTPSRTPSRTPSRQQIQTDQPPHPQPKSPVANVKSLVSGSRFFNRGGI; this is translated from the coding sequence atgatttcaagcaCGTTGGATTATAACCCATTAGAGGATATCACAACGATTCTTTCAGCGAAGGATTCCCTTAACGATATTGATAACCTTATAAAAGCCTCTAGAAATTATAAGTTACGACTAGAATCTGAGATCCAAAAGGACAGAGATCTAGAGGAAAGTTCTCAAGAAaacgttgaagaaacctcGTTCGATTTCAATAAGATCTTTGAGACAATTGGAGAGACAAAATCTTTCGCATTCTCAACGCAGTCGACCATATCACAACTAACTGAGGGTATTTCTCACCTGGATAATGCTAAGAGAAATCTCACGCAATGTGTGACCCTTTTTCAGAATTTAAAGATCATGACTGATAGCTACGTTAGAAGCAAGACACTACTGGCCAACAGTTCATATAAAGAagcatcttcatctttcaagattatGTGCTCCTTGGCTGAGAGCACATTCAAACCGTACAAATCTGTGGATGAAATAAACAAGCTCTTAACTGCGATCTCGAGACTGCGAATGGATACTTTTGACAGTATACGGCGTAGTTACGGGAAGGCCCTAGGTGGCAAAGTACCTGAGGGAGATACTCTTGAAGAGGAGCTTCGAGTTGGAGCAAGCGATTTGCTTGATTCAGACACAAGCGGGAAATCACAGACGATTGACTGGTGTATCAACAAAATGTTGTACGAAATTGGCGAAATCTTCCGGGTTGACGATGAAGCAGGCTCTTTAGAAAACCTATCTAGAAGAtacatcttcttcaagaaagtgctGAACAATTTTAATTCTTCGTTTGCAAGGTTTTTCCCGCAAGAATGGGAGATGCCCTTGAGATTAACAAGTTCTTTCTATGGGCTGACGAGAAGAGATCTGCAGATGCTACTGAAAAAGGAATTACAGGACAAGAACCCATCTATCGATCTGTTCATGAGTGCATTACAAACTACTTTAGATTTCGAAAAATACATCGACATCAGATTCTCCAAAAAATTAGATCAAACAAATCTTTCTGCATGTTTCGAGCCATATCTTTCCTTGTGGATTTCCCACCAagaaaaaatgatgaatGAGAAAATGTTGTCATATATGAGTAGTAGCCCACTTGACCCTAACGGAAATTCACTGATCATACAATCAAGCGCCGATCTTTTCAGAACCTATCGAGCAGTTCTGAGTCAAACTTTTGAGCTCATTGATAACAAGACCGATGAGAAAATTCTGTTAGCGCTTGCGAATTTCTTTACCAAATGGCTTACCACTTATTCTAACAAGGTCTTGCGGCCGCTATTACTGCCTGATAATGTCGAGattcaagacaaagaagagaccaTCAAATATACGGTTGCTCTTATTAACACAGCTGATTATTGCTCAACAACTATAGATCAATTAGAGGAAAAAATGAAGGAATTTAGCACAGAGACTGACGAGATCAGTAAAGCTTTCAGCATTGTCAAAGATACATATGGCGAGTTGTCGGCCACTGGAACAAATCTACTTCTGAAGCGTGTACTACAGCTGGATCTAACATTCGTATGGAAAGAATTTTATAACATGGATTGGGCACATGTGGTGGTGGAAGACTACAGCCGATACATGAACACTCTGAAAAATGTCCTATGTTTCTCCCCTGCTCAAAGTTCGAGCTCAAAACCTGCATTAGAGTTAATATTGACTCAGTTCAATAGAGAGGTCTATTGCTGGAATTTCCTGGATAAAGTCATTGAGCAAATAACACAGGACTTCCTTGGGCACATAATCCGGCTATTACAACGAGCGCTTCCTTACGCGAATTTGAGCGTGCCAAGGAAGTTTGATCCGAAGAGAGTAATCAGCATAGGTGAGCAACTGCTGCTAGACCTAGAGCTACTGAAGCAAGCACTTCATTCATTACCGGAGTCGGTCTCTGAAATCACCAATACTTCCCAGAGCAGTGCGTACAAGAGAGTTCAAAAACACATAGATAACAATTCAGAAAAcattcttgaatttgtgAAGTTGCTAGTGGCTCCGCTGGATTCTGCAGATGATTATTTTGTGActtacaagaaattgactAACAACAACCGCAACCCGTCAGTGTGGGCATTCATTCTAAGCATGAAGGGTGTTCCATGGGACTTGGCGATCTGGAAGCAGCATTGGAATGCTTTTGATTTCGACTCTGACGAACAAGGTGAGAATGACAAGACCAGAGATACATTTGTCTTTAAATGGAATTTCCAGCTACTACAGCAGTTCCAGTTCAATATGATGCGTATATCTGATGCTGCCTGGGCCAGGTTCATTAGGAATGATCTGAAGATGTCACCACCATCTCGAACACCTTCAAGAACGCCTTCAAGAACACCTTCTAGACAGCAGATTCAAACTGATCAACCGCCTCATCCTCAACCTAAATCACCAGTAGCTAACGTGAAGAGCTTAGTATCAGGCTCAAGGTTTTTTAATCGGGGAGGGATATAA
- the MAD2 gene encoding spindle checkpoint protein MAD2 (similar to Saccharomyces cerevisiae MAD2 (YJL030W); ancestral locus Anc_5.244) — MSRSISLRGSTRTITEFFEYSINSILYQRGVYPHDDFTSAKKYGLTLLKTSDEELRAYIRVILLQVHKWLIGRKCNKLVLCIVDKDEGEVVERWAFDVHHYGKDGNTNDEQAHEPIDPSETQNQIRALIRQITASVTFLPDLANEGNFTFNVLAYTDADAKVPLEWSDSESKTIKEAETVQFKTFSTDDHKVTAQVSYKH, encoded by the coding sequence ATGTCTCGATCCATCTCATTAAGAGGCTCTACAAGAACCATCACAGAGTTCTTCGAGTATAGCATCAATTCCATCCTGTACCAGCGCGGTGTATACCCTCACGATGATTTCACGTCTGCCAAGAAGTACGGTCTAACGTTGCTGAAGACCAGCGATGAGGAGTTAAGGGCCTACATACGAGTGATTCTACTGCAAGTGCACAAATGGCTGATAGGTAGGAAATGTAACAAGCTGGTCTTATGCATTGTGGATAAAGATGAGGgagaagttgttgaacGATGGGCATTCGATGTACATCACTATGGCAAAGATGGAAATACAAACGACGAGCAGGCTCACGAGCCCATAGATCCCAGTGAAACTCAGAACCAGATAAGAGCTCTTATCAGGCAAATTACGGCAAGTGTTACGTTTCTGCCTGACCTGGCGAATGAAGGGAACTTTACTTTCAATGTATTGGCCTACACCGATGCCGATGCTAAAGTACCTTTAGAATGGAGCGACTCAGAAAGTAAAACTATTAAAGAAGCCGAGACGGTCCAGTTTAagactttttcaactgatGATCATAAAGTGACAGCGCAAGTTAGTTATAAACACTGA
- the BET4 gene encoding Rab geranylgeranyltransferase BET4 (similar to Saccharomyces cerevisiae BET4 (YJL031C); ancestral locus Anc_5.243) — protein MHGVKRKQWTQELLKQKKIQDERKIAVYRDLTSKALKSRDQCCYTPESLKDTTRLLQANPEFNAIWNYRREILIHLKTALDEEFWDSELMFTLAQLKMFPKVYWIWNHRLWTLENHSKSSVKVWERELAMVSKLLQLDARNFHGWHYRRLILDKIEKFTGCNRDKEELKFVTENINKNISNYSAWHQRTVLIPRLFANKQISDEKEFMRKEFAYITNAIFTDAEDQSVWFYINWFIKNEMVLSALEREEYINLLQDLEKNIRVINQDDLEFSGKQNNWCLKILIVIEKVQREMGLTIESHTNEYLKQLIEADPLRKNRYVSLGEEMS, from the exons ATG CATGGTGTCAAGAGGAAGCAATGGACCCAAGAGCTGTTaaagcaaaagaagatccAAGATGAGAGAAAGATAGCAGTCTATAGAGACCTAACTAGCAAAGCTCTAAAATCGAGAGATCAGTGCTGTTATACACCTGAATCATTGAAGGATACCACAAGACTCTTACAGGCAAATCCCGAGTTTAATGCCATTTGGAACTATAGAAGGGAAATACTGATTCACTTGAAAACTGCGTTAGACGAAGAGTTTTGGGACAGTGAACTGATGTTCACTTTGGCacaattgaaaatgttTCCTAAAGTTTACTGGATATGGAATCATAGATTATGGACGTTGGAAAATCATAGCAAGTCATCAGTAAAAGTATGGGAGAGAGAACTTGCTATGGTAAGTAAATTGTTACAGCTAGATGCCAGAAACTTCCATGGTTGGCATTACCGAAGGCTTATTCTCGAtaagattgaaaaattcactGGTTGTAATAGGGATAAGGAAGAACTAAAATTTGTTACCGAAAATATCAATAAGAACATTTCGAACTACTCTGCATGGCATCAAAGAACCGTTCTCATTCCAAGATTGTTTGCAAATAAGCAGATCTCTGATGAAAAAGAATTTATGAGGAAAGAATTCGCTTATATCACCAATGCTATCTTTACAGACGCCGAGGATCAATCCGTTTGGTTCTacatcaattggttcatCAAGAATGAGATGGTGCTAAGCGCACTTGAACGTGAAGAGTACATTAATCTACTACAAGATCTTGAGAAAAACATTAGAGTAATCAATCAGGATGATCTCGAATTCTCAGGGAAGCAAAATAACTGGTGtctgaagattttgatagTGATCGAGAAAGTTCAGAGAGAAATGGGTCTTACGATCGAGTCGCACACTAACGAATATCTAAAACAACTGATCGAAGCAGATCcattgagaaagaacagGTATGTAAgtcttggagaagaaatgtCTTGA
- the CTK2 gene encoding Ctk2p (similar to Saccharomyces cerevisiae CTK2 (YJL006C); ancestral locus Anc_5.242) gives MSSKFETQLLLSRPYLTRKQLLKLQSNTITDRRTYNQKKIAIYKFLSDICIQLKFPRRTLETAVYFYQRYYVFNAFETELCYTVATSCLLLSCKQVETIKKANEICSVSLRLRSAGKVTPDIIDNFKKRVLQIELRILEACAFDYRVNNSVHIDEYVVKMGRELKLDYQTCHLAWVIAYDALKLETLLIVPQHTIALAVLKTAHELLHSRESWPKFRYSAFETDEYSVSQAYFDILNFFINSFSICDLRENLPAGVPPVSIDTFIELKKNAGHEFGLKEASDDAIEADAYLTTPRDFSIRERRYVLSPKLVADEAQQKNFNNHR, from the coding sequence ACAATTACTTTTATCGAGACCGTATCTAACCAGGAAGCAACTTTTAAAGTTGCAAAGTAATACGATAACAGATCGTCGAACATATAATCAGAAAAAGATTGCCATCTACAAGTTTCTAAGTGATATTTGTATCCAACTTAAGTTCCCTCGAAGAACTCTAGAGACAGCGGTTTATTTCTATCAGAGGTATTATGTCTTCAATGCTTTTGAAACTGAATTATGTTATACTGTGGCAACGAGTTGTCTTCTATTAAGTTGCAAACAGGTAGAAACTATCAAAAAAGCCAATGAGATTTGCAGTGTGTCTCTGAGGTTACGAAGTGCCGGGAAAGTGACGCCAGATATTATTGATAACTTCAAAAAGAGAGTACTTCAGATAGAGCTTCGGATACTAGAGGCATGCGCCTTTGACTACAGAGTCAATAACTCGGTGCACATCGATGAATACGTGGTCAAAATGGGACGAGAGTTGAAACTGGACTACCAGACCTGTCACTTGGCGTGGGTTATTGCATATGATGCTTTAAAATTGGAGACACTTCTCATCGTTCCGCAACATACCATTGCATTGGCTGTCCTGAAAACTGCCCATGAACTACTGCACTCAAGAGAAAGTTGGCCCAAGTTCAGATATAGCGCTTTCGAAACCGATGAATATTCTGTAAGCCAGGCATATTTCGATATcctcaatttctttattaATTCCTTCAGCATATGTGATCTGCGAGAAAACCTTCCGGCTGGAGTCCCACCAGTAAGTATAGACACTTTTAttgagttgaagaagaatgcaGGCCATGAATTTGGACTTAAAGAGGCTTCTGATGATGCGATTGAAGCCGATGCATACTTAACTACACCAAGAGACTTTTCCATACGAGAGAGACGTTATGTTCTCTCCCCAAAATTGGTCGCTGACGAAGCTCAACAGAAAAACTTCAATAACCATCGTTAG